The following proteins are encoded in a genomic region of Streptococcus constellatus subsp. constellatus:
- a CDS encoding ABC transporter ATP-binding protein, producing the protein MTAIVELKNATKVVNNGFDEKTILDNVSLTIHKHDFITILGGNGAGKSTLFNVISGTLPLTSGSIYILGENVTSYSPEKRAKYLSRVFQDPKMGTAPRMTVAENLLIAKFRGEKRRLVPRRLKRYRKEFQEIIEKIGNGLEKHLDTPIEFLSGGQRQALSLLMATLKRPELLLLDEHTAALDPKTSVALMELTDDFVQRDQLTALMITHHMEDALKYGNRLIVMKEGQIIQDLKQEEKAKMTIADYYGLFE; encoded by the coding sequence ATGACAGCAATTGTAGAATTAAAAAATGCGACGAAAGTTGTGAATAATGGCTTTGATGAAAAAACGATTCTTGACAATGTTTCCTTGACCATTCATAAGCATGACTTCATTACCATTTTAGGTGGAAATGGGGCGGGAAAATCTACTCTGTTCAACGTCATCTCAGGAACATTGCCATTGACGAGTGGCAGCATTTATATTCTAGGTGAAAATGTGACGAGTTATTCGCCAGAGAAACGTGCTAAGTATCTGTCACGTGTCTTTCAAGATCCAAAAATGGGAACAGCTCCTCGTATGACAGTGGCAGAGAATCTGTTAATTGCAAAATTTCGTGGTGAAAAACGTCGTTTGGTCCCACGTCGTCTGAAGCGTTATCGCAAAGAATTTCAAGAAATAATAGAGAAAATCGGCAATGGTTTAGAAAAGCATTTGGATACGCCAATTGAATTTCTTTCTGGTGGTCAGAGACAGGCTTTGAGTTTGCTGATGGCGACTCTCAAGCGCCCAGAACTGCTTCTTCTAGATGAACATACAGCAGCGCTGGATCCGAAAACTAGTGTTGCTCTTATGGAGTTGACTGATGATTTTGTCCAAAGAGACCAACTGACGGCTCTTATGATTACTCATCACATGGAGGATGCTCTCAAATATGGCAATCGTCTCATTGTCATGAAAGAAGGACAGATCATCCAAGACCTCAAACAGGAAGAAAAAGCCAAAATGACCATAGCGGATTATTATGGTTTGTTTGAATAA
- a CDS encoding tetratricopeptide repeat protein, translating into MNNSEKMVASLQKQDLAHANKYFERALTNDTEEELLELADYLESIGFFPQAKRIYENLAPHYPESYISLAQIASEDGKVEEVFAYLEEINFDSDWYVTALLVKADLYQMEGLPDVAREKLAEAKQLTDEPLVTFGLAEIDFELGNFKQAIKEYASLDNRIIYEQTGVSTYQRIGVSYASLGKFEAAIEFLEKALEIEYDDTVAFELATILYDQKEYQKANLYFKQIDTISQDFEGYEYGYALSLHAEHQAEEALRLTQQGLSKNPFDTRLLLLASQLSYELHDEQKAEEYLLQAQENAEDEEEIVLRLTNLYVQQERFDEVLAFEERDVDNVLTKWNIARAYQALEHTTAALERYSLLLSDLQENPEFLEQYIYLLREMGEFEKAKHQAEHYLRLVPDDGIMQELYDSL; encoded by the coding sequence TTGAACAACAGTGAAAAAATGGTCGCTTCTCTACAAAAACAGGATTTGGCGCATGCTAATAAATATTTTGAGAGAGCCCTAACAAATGATACAGAAGAAGAATTACTTGAATTGGCCGATTACTTAGAAAGTATCGGCTTTTTCCCTCAAGCTAAGCGAATTTATGAAAACTTAGCTCCTCACTATCCAGAATCCTATATTAGTTTAGCACAGATTGCTAGTGAAGATGGGAAAGTGGAAGAGGTCTTTGCTTATCTGGAAGAAATTAATTTTGATAGTGATTGGTACGTGACGGCTCTATTGGTTAAAGCCGATTTGTACCAAATGGAAGGGTTGCCGGACGTTGCAAGAGAAAAACTAGCCGAAGCAAAGCAATTGACTGACGAGCCGTTAGTAACTTTTGGTTTGGCTGAAATAGATTTTGAATTGGGAAATTTTAAGCAAGCCATTAAAGAGTATGCTAGTTTAGACAATCGTATCATTTATGAGCAGACGGGTGTCTCTACTTATCAGCGCATTGGCGTTTCCTATGCAAGTCTTGGTAAATTTGAAGCAGCGATTGAGTTTTTAGAAAAAGCTTTAGAGATTGAATACGATGATACGGTGGCCTTTGAACTAGCAACGATTTTATATGATCAGAAAGAATATCAAAAAGCCAATCTGTACTTTAAGCAAATTGATACGATTTCGCAAGACTTTGAGGGCTATGAATACGGTTATGCTTTGTCGCTTCATGCAGAACATCAAGCAGAAGAGGCATTACGCCTCACGCAACAGGGTTTGAGCAAAAATCCATTTGATACACGTCTTTTGCTACTGGCTTCACAACTTTCTTATGAGCTACACGATGAGCAAAAGGCAGAAGAATATCTGCTGCAAGCGCAAGAAAATGCTGAAGACGAGGAAGAAATCGTACTACGTTTGACGAATCTTTATGTGCAGCAAGAGCGTTTTGATGAAGTTTTGGCATTTGAAGAGCGAGATGTAGATAATGTTCTGACGAAGTGGAATATTGCACGTGCCTATCAAGCTTTGGAACATACAACAGCAGCTTTGGAGCGCTACAGTCTGTTGCTCTCAGATTTACAGGAAAATCCAGAATTTTTAGAGCAATATATTTATCTACTTCGTGAAATGGGTGAATTTGAAAAAGCAAAACACCAAGCAGAGCATTATCTTCGCCTCGTTCCGGATGACGGTATCATGCAGGAATTGTACGATAGTTTGTAA
- the alsS gene encoding acetolactate synthase AlsS: MTEKFGADLIVDSLINHKVDYVFGIPGAKIDRVFDTLEDKGPQLIVARHEQNAAFMAQGIGRITGEPGVVIATSGPGASNLATGLVTATAEGDPVLALAGQVKRADLLKRAHQSMDNAALFKPITKYSVEVQDGNTLSEIIANAYRHAKSGMPGASFISIPQDVVDSQVHVKAIKPLTDPQLGSSSVADINYLAQAIKNAVLPVLLLGNGASSAKVTASIRQLLEQVQLPVVETFQGAGIVSRGLEEATFFGRVGLFRNQPGDMLLKKSDLVIAIGYDPIEYEARNWNAEISARVIVIDVEPAEIDTYFQPERELIGDIANTLDLLLPAINGYQLPEGSREYLQVLRDKMDGDVKFDRSQTETGRLHPLDIVEVLQENTTDDMTVTVDVGTHYIWMARYFKSYEPRHLLFSNGMQTLGVALPWAISAALVRPNTKIISVSGDGGFLFSAQELETAVRLQLPIIHLIWNDGHYNMVEFQEEMKYGRSSGVDFGPVDFVKYAESFGAKGFRATSPAELTQLLQKALKENGPVIIDVPVDYKDSSTLGETILPDEFY, translated from the coding sequence ATGACTGAAAAATTTGGTGCTGATCTAATTGTAGATAGTTTAATTAATCATAAAGTGGATTATGTGTTTGGGATTCCGGGTGCAAAGATTGACCGTGTGTTTGATACCTTAGAGGACAAAGGTCCACAACTGATCGTGGCTCGTCATGAACAAAATGCTGCTTTTATGGCACAAGGAATTGGGCGGATTACAGGAGAGCCAGGTGTCGTGATTGCAACCAGTGGACCAGGCGCTTCAAACTTAGCAACGGGCTTGGTTACTGCGACCGCAGAAGGGGATCCTGTACTAGCTTTAGCCGGTCAGGTCAAACGAGCTGATCTTCTTAAACGTGCACATCAGTCCATGGATAATGCTGCACTGTTTAAGCCGATTACCAAGTATTCTGTCGAAGTGCAAGATGGCAATACTCTTTCAGAAATTATTGCCAATGCTTATCGTCATGCCAAATCAGGAATGCCGGGGGCAAGTTTTATCTCCATTCCACAGGATGTGGTGGATAGTCAGGTTCATGTGAAGGCTATTAAACCGTTGACGGATCCGCAACTGGGTTCTAGCTCAGTGGCTGACATCAACTACCTAGCGCAAGCGATTAAAAATGCTGTGTTGCCCGTTCTTCTCTTGGGGAATGGCGCTTCAAGTGCTAAAGTGACGGCTTCTATTCGTCAGTTGTTGGAGCAAGTACAGTTACCTGTGGTGGAAACTTTCCAAGGTGCTGGAATTGTTTCACGTGGTTTGGAAGAAGCGACCTTCTTTGGACGTGTGGGTCTGTTTCGCAATCAGCCGGGGGATATGCTTCTGAAAAAATCTGACCTAGTCATCGCTATCGGCTATGATCCGATTGAGTATGAAGCACGCAACTGGAATGCTGAAATTTCTGCCCGCGTCATTGTGATTGACGTAGAGCCAGCAGAGATTGATACTTACTTCCAACCGGAGCGGGAGCTGATTGGAGATATTGCAAATACTTTGGATTTATTGCTGCCAGCGATCAACGGCTATCAATTACCAGAAGGGTCGCGGGAATATCTGCAAGTTTTGCGAGATAAAATGGACGGTGATGTGAAATTTGACCGCAGCCAAACTGAAACAGGACGACTACACCCGCTGGATATTGTCGAAGTCTTGCAGGAAAATACGACAGATGATATGACAGTTACAGTAGATGTGGGTACGCATTATATTTGGATGGCACGTTATTTCAAGAGCTATGAACCAAGGCATTTGCTTTTTTCAAATGGGATGCAAACGTTAGGAGTGGCATTGCCCTGGGCAATCTCAGCAGCCTTGGTTCGTCCCAACACAAAGATCATTTCTGTGTCTGGCGACGGCGGCTTCCTCTTTTCAGCTCAGGAGCTAGAGACAGCGGTTCGCCTGCAATTGCCAATTATTCATCTTATTTGGAACGACGGGCATTATAATATGGTGGAATTTCAAGAAGAAATGAAATATGGTCGTTCATCTGGAGTGGACTTTGGGCCTGTTGATTTTGTTAAATATGCAGAGAGTTTTGGTGCGAAAGGATTCCGAGCAACATCTCCAGCAGAATTAACACAGTTGCTCCAAAAAGCCTTAAAGGAAAATGGACCGGTTATCATTGATGTGCCAGTGGATTACAAGGACAGCAGTACACTAGGAGAAACGATTTTACCAGATGAGTTTTATTAA
- the fbp62 gene encoding Rqc2 family fibronectin-binding protein Fbp62, with the protein MSFDGFFLHHMTDELRQQLLYGRIQKINQPFNQELVLQIRSNRQNHKLLLSVHPVFSRIQLTRTAFENPAVPTTFIMVMRKYLQGATIENISQIENDRILEISVSNKNEIGDNVAATLIIEIMGKHSNIILMDKASGNIIEAIKHVGFSQNSYRTILPGSSYVTPPQTDKRNPFTISDEKLFEILHTEDLSARSLQNLFQGLGRDTAAELSQRLTSDKLKIFRAFFTSSTQATLTSKSFTPILFADSQKEFPSLSQLLDAFYQDKAERDRVNQQASELIHRVENELEKNRKKLTKQEQELVATENAEEFRQKGELLTTFLHQVPNNQDQVELDNYYTSEKITIVLDKALTPNQNAQRYFKKYQKLKEAVKHLTGLIEETKETIQYLESVETALSQANLTEITEIREELIQTGFIRRRQREKIQKRKKPEKYLSTDGQTIILVGRNNLQNDELTFKMAKKEELWFHAKDIPGSHVVITGNLHPSDDVKTDAAELAAYFSKARLSNLVQVDMIEVKKLNKPTGGKPGFVTYTGQKTLRVTPDEVKIKSMKM; encoded by the coding sequence ATGTCCTTTGACGGATTTTTTTTACATCACATGACAGATGAATTGCGGCAACAGTTACTGTACGGTCGTATTCAAAAAATCAATCAACCGTTTAATCAGGAATTAGTGCTACAAATTCGCAGTAATCGACAAAATCATAAATTGCTCTTGTCTGTTCACCCTGTTTTTAGTCGCATTCAACTAACCCGTACCGCCTTTGAAAATCCAGCAGTGCCCACCACATTTATCATGGTTATGCGAAAATATCTACAAGGCGCTACAATTGAAAATATTTCACAAATCGAGAATGATCGAATTTTAGAAATTTCTGTCTCCAATAAAAATGAAATTGGAGATAACGTGGCAGCAACTCTTATCATCGAAATCATGGGCAAGCACAGCAATATCATCCTAATGGATAAGGCAAGCGGCAATATTATTGAAGCTATTAAACATGTCGGCTTTTCTCAAAATAGTTACCGTACGATTCTGCCTGGTTCAAGCTATGTCACTCCACCTCAAACAGATAAGCGCAATCCATTTACCATTTCTGATGAAAAATTATTTGAAATTTTGCATACAGAGGATTTGTCGGCCCGTTCTTTACAAAACTTATTTCAAGGATTGGGGCGCGATACAGCAGCCGAACTCAGCCAGCGCTTAACAAGTGATAAGTTAAAAATCTTCCGCGCCTTCTTCACTAGCTCCACTCAGGCAACTCTGACTAGCAAGTCATTTACCCCCATTCTCTTTGCGGATAGTCAGAAAGAATTTCCTAGTTTATCACAATTGTTAGATGCTTTCTATCAAGATAAGGCAGAGCGCGATCGCGTTAATCAACAAGCCAGCGAACTGATTCATCGAGTGGAGAATGAATTAGAAAAAAATCGTAAAAAATTAACGAAACAAGAGCAAGAACTGGTCGCGACTGAAAATGCTGAAGAATTTCGACAAAAGGGAGAACTCCTCACTACTTTTTTGCACCAAGTTCCAAACAATCAAGACCAAGTAGAACTGGACAATTACTACACAAGCGAGAAAATTACTATTGTGCTAGATAAAGCTTTGACCCCTAACCAAAATGCTCAGCGCTATTTTAAGAAATACCAAAAGCTGAAAGAAGCAGTCAAACATTTAACGGGACTGATTGAAGAAACTAAAGAAACCATTCAATATTTGGAGAGCGTAGAAACAGCTTTGTCGCAAGCTAATCTCACAGAAATTACAGAAATCCGAGAAGAATTGATTCAGACAGGCTTTATTCGTCGACGTCAGCGTGAAAAAATCCAAAAACGGAAGAAACCTGAGAAATATTTGTCTACTGATGGACAGACAATTATTCTGGTTGGACGAAACAATCTGCAAAATGATGAACTGACCTTTAAAATGGCTAAAAAAGAGGAACTTTGGTTTCATGCCAAGGATATTCCCGGCAGTCACGTCGTTATCACGGGCAACCTACATCCAAGTGATGATGTCAAGACAGATGCTGCGGAATTGGCGGCATACTTTTCTAAGGCGAGATTGTCCAATCTCGTTCAGGTGGATATGATTGAAGTCAAAAAACTTAACAAGCCAACAGGTGGTAAACCTGGTTTTGTAACCTACACAGGGCAAAAGACCCTACGCGTTACTCCTGATGAAGTCAAAATTAAATCCATGAAGATGTAA
- a CDS encoding ABC transporter ATP-binding protein has product MLEIQNLEKSFGQKQVLFGVDFRAESGQILGLIGKNGAGKTTIFHSILRFLEYSGRISFEGKAISQDTYREIGYLPEERSLMPKLTVYEQVRYLANLKGVSSAVVREKLPQWMERLQVKGKLTDKIKSLSKGNQQKVQLIITLLHEPNLIILDEPFSGLDPVNTEILKQVIIEEKERGATIIFSDHVMTNVEELCDKIIMLRDGKVILDGSVQEVRNRYGKTRLFVSSALSQAELEALPHVSRASLTNQGTWRLILDDETAGKDLFDLLTKGQYIATFDQQAPTIDEIFKLESGVEV; this is encoded by the coding sequence ATGCTTGAAATTCAAAATTTAGAAAAAAGTTTTGGGCAAAAACAAGTTCTGTTTGGTGTCGATTTTAGAGCTGAATCAGGACAAATCCTTGGTCTGATTGGAAAAAACGGTGCTGGGAAAACAACGATTTTTCATAGCATTCTGCGTTTTTTAGAATATAGCGGTAGGATTTCTTTTGAGGGCAAAGCTATTTCTCAAGACACTTATCGGGAAATTGGCTATTTACCAGAAGAACGAAGTTTGATGCCTAAGTTGACTGTCTATGAGCAGGTGCGTTATTTGGCGAATTTAAAAGGTGTATCAAGTGCAGTTGTGAGAGAAAAATTGCCTCAGTGGATGGAACGATTGCAAGTTAAAGGAAAATTGACTGATAAAATCAAGAGCTTGTCAAAAGGAAATCAGCAGAAAGTGCAGCTGATTATTACACTTTTACATGAGCCAAATTTGATTATCTTAGACGAGCCTTTCAGCGGTCTTGACCCAGTTAATACGGAGATTTTAAAGCAAGTTATTATTGAAGAAAAAGAGCGCGGAGCGACCATTATCTTTTCTGATCATGTCATGACAAATGTGGAAGAATTATGTGATAAGATCATCATGCTTCGTGATGGTAAAGTCATTTTGGATGGTAGTGTACAAGAAGTTCGTAATCGCTATGGGAAAACACGACTCTTTGTATCTAGTGCGCTTTCTCAAGCTGAATTAGAGGCGCTTCCTCACGTAAGCAGAGCCAGTCTGACCAATCAAGGAACATGGCGATTGATATTAGATGACGAAACAGCTGGGAAGGACTTGTTTGACTTGCTGACTAAAGGACAATATATTGCAACTTTTGACCAACAAGCTCCAACAATTGATGAAATCTTTAAATTAGAATCAGGGGTGGAAGTATGA
- the trpX gene encoding tryptophan ABC transporter substrate-binding protein produces MKNKRLMAIIALLVVLVVGRIIYSSINDGKTTKINNTTKTVKVGVLQYVSHPSLDLIYKGIQEGLAQEGYKGKKIKIDFMNAEGDQSKVATMSKQLVANNNDVLIGIATPAAQGLASATKDKPVVMGAVSDPAGANLVKDLKQPGGNITGVSDHNPAEQQLNLIKQLTPNVKTIGILYSSNEDNSKTQVEEFTTLAEKAGYKVLPYSVPSTNEIASTMNVMTGKVDAIWIPIDNTIASAFSTVVSSNQTVKKPIYPSATAMVKEGGLGSVVVDQKELGVATGKMTAKILKGAKPANTAVEIFNTGKTVINKKVAAQLGITIPDDVLKKAGQIIE; encoded by the coding sequence ATGAAAAATAAACGACTAATGGCAATTATTGCACTTTTAGTAGTCTTAGTTGTTGGAAGAATCATTTATTCTAGCATTAATGATGGGAAAACAACGAAAATCAACAATACAACAAAAACAGTAAAAGTCGGCGTACTACAATATGTTAGTCATCCATCGCTGGATTTGATTTATAAGGGTATTCAAGAAGGTTTGGCACAAGAAGGCTACAAAGGCAAGAAAATCAAGATTGATTTTATGAATGCAGAAGGTGATCAAAGTAAAGTAGCAACGATGAGTAAGCAACTGGTCGCAAATAATAATGATGTGCTGATTGGAATCGCAACGCCTGCTGCTCAGGGGCTAGCTAGTGCAACGAAAGACAAACCAGTTGTCATGGGAGCAGTGAGCGATCCAGCTGGGGCAAATTTGGTCAAAGATTTGAAACAGCCTGGCGGTAATATCACAGGTGTTTCTGATCACAATCCAGCTGAACAACAGTTAAATCTGATTAAACAGTTAACACCGAATGTGAAAACAATTGGTATTCTTTACTCAAGTAATGAGGACAATTCCAAAACGCAGGTAGAAGAATTTACAACTTTGGCTGAAAAAGCAGGCTATAAGGTGCTTCCTTATTCTGTGCCTTCGACAAATGAGATTGCTTCAACCATGAATGTGATGACAGGGAAAGTAGACGCCATTTGGATTCCAATTGATAACACCATTGCTTCTGCTTTTTCAACAGTTGTTTCCAGCAATCAAACAGTTAAAAAACCTATCTATCCAAGTGCGACAGCTATGGTAAAAGAAGGTGGTCTAGGTTCTGTTGTAGTAGATCAAAAAGAACTTGGAGTAGCGACTGGAAAAATGACTGCGAAGATTTTGAAAGGGGCTAAACCAGCAAACACAGCGGTTGAAATCTTTAATACTGGAAAAACGGTTATAAATAAAAAAGTGGCTGCTCAGCTAGGAATAACGATTCCAGATGATGTTCTGAAAAAAGCAGGACAAATCATTGAGTAA
- a CDS encoding YdbC family protein yields the protein MSEFKFEIEEKLLVLSENEKGWTKELNRVSFNGAPAKYDIRSWSPDHTKMGKGITLSNEEFQVLVEAFKA from the coding sequence ATGTCAGAGTTTAAATTTGAGATAGAAGAAAAATTATTGGTTTTGTCAGAAAATGAAAAAGGCTGGACAAAAGAGCTGAACCGAGTGAGTTTCAATGGTGCGCCAGCAAAATACGATATCCGTAGCTGGAGTCCTGACCATACAAAAATGGGGAAAGGGATTACGCTTTCCAATGAAGAATTTCAAGTATTGGTAGAGGCTTTTAAGGCTTAG
- a CDS encoding ABC transporter permease — MIISIVSQGLVWAILGLGIFMTFRILNFPDMTTEGSFPLGGAVAVTLISKGINPFPATVVAILAGCLAGMATGLLYTKGKIPTLLSGILVMTSCHSIMLMLMGRANLGLLGTKQIQDFLPFSSEINNLLTGLLFVSLVIAALLFFLDTKLGQAYIATGDNPDMARSFGIHTGRMELMGLVLSNGVIALAGALIAQQEGYADVSRGIGVIVVGLASLIIGEVLFTSLTLAERLLTIVVGAIFYQFLIWGVIALGFNTSYLRLYSAVILAVCLMIPTFKNKFFKGVKLSK, encoded by the coding sequence ATGATTATTTCGATTGTCTCACAAGGACTTGTTTGGGCCATACTAGGTTTGGGGATTTTTATGACTTTTCGTATTTTAAATTTCCCTGACATGACAACAGAAGGGTCTTTTCCCTTGGGGGGAGCAGTGGCAGTTACGCTGATTAGTAAAGGTATCAATCCCTTTCCGGCGACTGTCGTTGCCATTCTGGCAGGGTGTTTGGCAGGTATGGCAACAGGACTTCTTTATACCAAGGGGAAAATACCTACTCTACTTTCTGGAATTTTGGTCATGACTTCCTGCCATTCGATTATGCTCATGTTAATGGGGCGAGCAAATCTTGGTCTTCTAGGAACCAAGCAAATTCAAGACTTTCTGCCATTTTCTAGCGAAATCAACAATCTTCTAACAGGGCTACTTTTTGTCAGCTTGGTAATAGCTGCATTGCTCTTTTTCTTAGATACAAAATTGGGTCAAGCTTATATTGCTACAGGAGATAATCCTGATATGGCGAGGAGTTTTGGTATTCACACAGGGCGAATGGAGCTGATGGGGTTGGTGCTATCTAATGGTGTTATTGCTCTAGCTGGAGCCCTCATTGCTCAGCAGGAAGGTTATGCGGATGTCTCGCGCGGTATTGGAGTGATTGTTGTCGGACTTGCTAGCCTCATCATCGGCGAGGTGCTCTTTACTAGTCTGACATTAGCAGAACGTTTACTAACGATTGTTGTCGGAGCTATTTTCTATCAATTTCTGATTTGGGGTGTGATTGCACTTGGTTTTAATACCAGTTATCTCCGTCTGTATAGTGCGGTTATCTTGGCGGTTTGCCTCATGATTCCGACTTTTAAAAATAAATTCTTTAAAGGAGTCAAGTTAAGCAAATGA
- the budA gene encoding acetolactate decarboxylase, with translation MAKLVTLFHYNTLGALMAGLYKGTMTIEELLQHGDLGIGTLDSIDGELIVLDGKAYQAKGIGVTPEVIEVSTDRTVPYAAVAFHRAEACFRQDVELTDEALKKRIEASYVGENLFRSIKIHGEFSSMHVRIAPKSSPGKRFAEIAAHQPEYHAEHISGTIVGFWTPELFHGVSVAGYHLHFLSDDHQFGGHVMDFVMKNGEVEIGTIAALEQHFPLQDQDFLSAKLNVSKLKKDIEKSE, from the coding sequence ATGGCAAAGCTTGTAACATTATTTCACTACAATACTTTGGGGGCTTTGATGGCGGGGCTTTACAAGGGGACGATGACGATTGAAGAATTGCTTCAACATGGCGATTTAGGGATTGGTACTTTAGACTCTATTGACGGAGAGCTGATTGTGCTTGACGGTAAGGCTTATCAGGCCAAGGGAATAGGAGTAACTCCTGAAGTGATAGAAGTTTCAACAGATAGGACGGTTCCTTATGCTGCAGTGGCTTTTCACAGAGCAGAAGCGTGTTTTCGTCAGGACGTTGAGCTGACTGATGAAGCGTTGAAGAAGCGCATAGAAGCTAGCTATGTCGGGGAAAATCTTTTTCGCTCAATTAAGATTCATGGTGAATTTAGCAGCATGCACGTGCGAATAGCTCCAAAATCCTCTCCGGGAAAGAGGTTTGCAGAAATCGCAGCTCATCAGCCGGAGTATCATGCAGAACACATTTCAGGAACGATTGTTGGCTTTTGGACGCCGGAGCTGTTTCACGGCGTCAGCGTAGCTGGTTATCATCTTCATTTTCTATCTGATGACCACCAATTCGGTGGACATGTCATGGATTTTGTCATGAAAAATGGAGAGGTTGAAATCGGAACGATTGCGGCTTTGGAGCAGCATTTTCCGCTTCAAGACCAAGATTTTCTCTCTGCAAAATTGAATGTGTCGAAGTTAAAGAAAGATATTGAGAAATCTGAATAA
- a CDS encoding ABC transporter permease yields MKQTLIVIKETYLRHVKSWSFVFMVLSPFIFIGLSFGVGYLSSMSSSNSSRIAVVTDDAQIKEVLKDIKNLDFDYKDEAAAKKAIKDGDVGGYLLLSEASGQIKATYVADTGMNGTTKAAISQKLLQLQQVANISQANLSANQVKLISRGIDFKEKIDEKKEAKKTIQTVVATAIGLILYMILIVYTSSTAQEIASEKGTKIMEVIFSSIKASEYFYGRMAGIFAVILTHVGIYVIGAVLLLIFSDKVSFVKEFLQANPNLMKHLGEAISFNTIAFITLSVFLFVVLSAFLGSMVTRIEDVGKAVQPVVMLVVLGFLGVTALGNAGDTILLKVGSYIPFISTFFMPFRAINGYATSLEAWISFVIAFLFTTGMTVYIGRIYSSLILQTDDIGIWKSFKKALAYR; encoded by the coding sequence ATGAAACAGACGTTAATTGTGATCAAAGAGACTTATCTTCGTCATGTCAAGTCATGGAGTTTTGTCTTCATGGTTCTTTCTCCTTTCATCTTTATTGGTCTTAGTTTTGGAGTTGGGTATCTTTCTTCCATGTCAAGTAGCAATTCTAGCCGTATTGCAGTTGTAACAGACGATGCACAAATCAAGGAAGTTTTAAAAGATATCAAGAATCTGGACTTCGATTATAAAGATGAAGCAGCAGCCAAGAAAGCTATAAAAGACGGTGATGTCGGGGGGTATTTGCTGCTATCAGAAGCAAGCGGTCAAATTAAAGCAACCTATGTCGCTGATACAGGGATGAATGGCACTACAAAGGCAGCAATTTCACAGAAATTACTACAGTTACAGCAGGTTGCAAATATCAGCCAAGCTAATTTATCAGCAAACCAAGTTAAACTGATTTCAAGGGGGATTGATTTTAAGGAAAAAATTGACGAAAAGAAAGAGGCTAAGAAAACGATTCAAACAGTTGTTGCAACAGCAATTGGTTTGATATTGTACATGATTCTCATTGTTTATACAAGCTCAACTGCGCAGGAAATTGCAAGCGAAAAAGGAACAAAGATTATGGAGGTTATTTTCTCCAGTATCAAGGCATCTGAATATTTTTATGGTCGAATGGCTGGAATTTTTGCAGTGATTTTGACACATGTAGGAATTTACGTGATAGGAGCAGTGCTCTTACTAATATTTTCTGACAAGGTTTCTTTTGTAAAAGAATTTTTGCAAGCTAATCCAAATTTGATGAAGCATCTAGGTGAAGCCATTTCTTTTAATACCATTGCTTTCATTACTTTAAGTGTCTTTTTGTTCGTTGTCCTATCTGCCTTTTTAGGCTCGATGGTAACGAGAATTGAAGATGTTGGGAAAGCCGTTCAGCCTGTTGTGATGCTAGTTGTACTAGGATTCTTAGGTGTAACAGCTCTTGGAAATGCAGGTGATACGATTTTACTTAAAGTTGGCTCGTATATTCCATTTATTTCAACCTTTTTTATGCCTTTCCGTGCTATCAATGGTTATGCAACTAGTTTGGAAGCGTGGATTTCCTTTGTGATTGCGTTCTTATTTACCACTGGAATGACGGTTTATATTGGTCGAATTTATTCCAGCTTGATTTTGCAAACAGATGATATTGGTATTTGGAAGAGTTTCAAAAAAGCTTTAGCTTATCGTTAA